In Sander vitreus isolate 19-12246 chromosome 7, sanVit1, whole genome shotgun sequence, a genomic segment contains:
- the ndufa4l2a gene encoding NADH dehydrogenase [ubiquinone] 1 alpha subcomplex subunit 4-like 2, translated as MIFRTAVEHAKKHPGLIPQFFFICLGMGGASMYLIRLAKGPHVTWNKTNNPEPWNKLDPTYQYKFVAITTDYKNLKKDGPEF; from the exons ATGATATTTCGGACAGCAGTAGAGCATGCTAAGAAGCACCCTGGC CTCATCCCCCAGTTCTTCTTCATCTGTTTGGGAATGGGCGGTGCATCTATGTATCTGATCCGGTTGGCCAAAGGACCCCATGTCAC CTGGAACAAGACCAATAACCCTGAGCCATGGAATAAACTTGACCCCACATACCAGTACAAG TTTGTGGCCATTACCACCGACTACAAAAACCTGAAGAAAGATGGACCTGAGTTTTGA